The Haloplanus sp. CK5-1 genome segment TCGAGTGATCAAGACGATACTCAGCCCAGCGAACGCGATTCCGGCGAACTTCGTCAGCGTGACCTCGTCTCCGAGGACAGCCATGCTGATGATGGCCGCGACGACGAAGTACATCGCACCGAGCGTGGCGACTATCGTCGTCGATCCGTGGGAGAAGCCGATGTACATCGAGATGAGGCCGGCTCCGGTGAACAACCCGGCCACGCCGGCGAGCAGTCCACCTCTCGCCGTGACGGCGAGTGACGCGTCCGAAACGAGGAGGAACCCGAGTGCGAGGAGGCCCGCCACGAGATACGAGATCGCGGCCGCCGTCCTCGGGTCGATGGACTCCGACGCGGCATTGCCCAAAACCGTCCAGATTCCCCACGTCACCATCGTAATCGACCCGAACAGGATGCCGGAATCGACTTCGACGAATCCCATCGGTGACCGGTTCGCAGCGGCGGTTAAATAAACCGGTGCTAATCACGACCGATCTTTAACACGACCGCCACTGCGCGGGACTTCGTCGCCGGGCCGGGGTGGACGTGCAGGCGGCCCCGGCGAGTCCCGCACCTGCCCGTGTCGACGGCGGCGGCAGTGCGTCGAGGGGCGGTGGGGCTCTCCGCGAGCCACGCGTTCGCTCGTCGAGTCACGGGCGTGACGTGTCCGTCACATCGTCCGAACGCCGACCGACGCGATACATCCATCACCCCGCGGCCGGTAACCGAGAGTCGATGACACACCTCCTCGGGATCGACATCGGCGGTACGAACCTCCGGGCGGCCGTCGCGGACTCCGATGGAACCGTCGTCGGGCGCGCGGAACGATCGACGCCGGCCGGGAGCGACGCGATCACCGAGGCGACCCTCGGCCTCGTCGACCGCGCCTGTGCGGACGCCAGGGTCGACGCGAGCGACACCGTCGCCGCGGGGATCGGATCGATGGGTCCCATCGACCGGGCGGCGGGGACGCTCGTCGACCCGCCGAACGCCCAGGGGATCGACGAACCGGTCCGTCTCGTCGAACCGCTCCGGGATCGACTCGGCACCGACGCGGTGGAACTCCACAACGACGCGACCTGTGGTGCGATCGCGGAGCGGGCGGCCGGGATGGCCGAGAACCTGGTGTATCTCACGCTCTCGACCGGGATCGGGGCTGGGGCAGTCGTCGACGGGGATGTCCTCGTCGGCGCGGGCGGCAACGCCGCCGAGATCGGTCACGTGACGGTCGATCCGCGGGGACGGCTGACGTGTGGCTGTGGCGGCGACGGGCACTGGGAGGCGTACTGTGGGGGGAAGAACGTCCCCCGGTACGCGGCGCACCTCCGGCGGGAGTCGGGGGACGGGATCGAGACCGACCTCCCCGCCGACGCGTCGGCGTTCACGGCGAAGGCGGTATTCGACCGCGCCGGCGACGATGACGACCTGGCCGACCTGGTCGTCGAACGGATCGGCCGGTGGAACGCCATCGGGGTCGCGGCCGCGGTCCAAGCGTTCGCGCCGACCCGGATCGTCCTCGGCGGCGCTGTCGCACTCGAGAACCCGGACGCGATCCTCGACCCGATCCGCGAGGGCATCCCGAGGCGGGTGTCGATCGATCCCCCGGAGATCGGACTGACGGACCTCGGCGCGGACGCCGTCCTCCAAGGAGCGGTGATGATCGCTCGCCGCCGCGCGGACCGGGCGGAGTGACGACCCGCCGGACCCGCGTGTCCGGTCGGCCGCAACGTTCATATTGTGGTGTGTTGTACCATGTCGTGGAGGGTGATGACGGAGTCTACCGACCGACAACACCACTCGCGACATGCCGCACAGTCGCCGGACCGGCCATCCGGCGAGGACCGTCCGTCTTCTCGTCCACCCCACACCCTTCGTTCGCGAACCCAGAACCGTTAACAGTCCGTTCGTCCGAATCGACGGGACGATGGGAACGTTACTGGCAGTGCTTGGCCTCGTCGCCGACGTTGGATACGACCTCCGACGGCTCCACGGACTGTGGATGGCGCTTGCCTTCCCACAGCTTCGCGACTCGCATCCGGTCGTGAATCGTTGGACACCACGGACGACGGGACAGCAGTTGGCGTATCGGGCGTGGGCGGTCCTCGGCGGCGTGGGGCTGTTCGTCGGCTACCCCCT includes the following:
- a CDS encoding DMT family transporter, which translates into the protein MGFVEVDSGILFGSITMVTWGIWTVLGNAASESIDPRTAAAISYLVAGLLALGFLLVSDASLAVTARGGLLAGVAGLFTGAGLISMYIGFSHGSTTIVATLGAMYFVVAAIISMAVLGDEVTLTKFAGIAFAGLSIVLITR
- a CDS encoding ROK family protein, which codes for MTHLLGIDIGGTNLRAAVADSDGTVVGRAERSTPAGSDAITEATLGLVDRACADARVDASDTVAAGIGSMGPIDRAAGTLVDPPNAQGIDEPVRLVEPLRDRLGTDAVELHNDATCGAIAERAAGMAENLVYLTLSTGIGAGAVVDGDVLVGAGGNAAEIGHVTVDPRGRLTCGCGGDGHWEAYCGGKNVPRYAAHLRRESGDGIETDLPADASAFTAKAVFDRAGDDDDLADLVVERIGRWNAIGVAAAVQAFAPTRIVLGGAVALENPDAILDPIREGIPRRVSIDPPEIGLTDLGADAVLQGAVMIARRRADRAE